TCGGGCCGATGCGCTCGCCCGCCCACTGCGAGCGGAACGGCGCCTCGATGTTCGTCGCCACCGGTCCCGGGGCGACGGCGTTGGCGCGCACGCCCTTCGGCGAGTAGAAGACGCTCGTGCTCTTGGTGAGGCCGACGACCGCGTGCTTCGACGCGGTGTACGCCGCTCCCGCCGCCGAGCCGCGCAGGCCCGCCTCCGACGAGACGTTGACGATGGAGCCGGCTCCGGCCTCCACCATCAGCGGCAGGACCGCCCGGCTGAGCCGCATGATCGCGGTGACGTTGATCGTGAAGACGCGGTCCCAGGTGGCGTCGTCGACCTCGGCCGTCGGCAGGAAGCCGTCCATGATGCCCGCGACGTTGGCGAGCGCGTCGACGCGGCCGCCCGCCGCCTCCAGCAGGCGTGCGATCGTCTCCTCGGCGGCCACGTCGCCGGCGACGGGCACGATGTCGAGACCGGGGTTCTCGGCGACGAGCGCGTCGAGGCGCTCGGGCGCGATGTCGCTCGCGACGACCCGGGCGCCCTCGGCGGCCAGGCGCAGCGCGGTGGCGCGGCCGATGCCGGAGCCGGCGCCGGTGACGATGGCGGTCTTGCCCGCGAAGCGGTCGGTGGAAGCAGTGCTCATGACGGATCTCCTCATCCCTCTGCGATGAGCGCCGTGAGCGCGGCGCTCGAGCTATTTATAGCACTCGGTGCCATAATCAAGCCATGAGTTCACCGGACGTTCCTTCGACGCCCGCCCCGCGGCGGCGCGGCCGGCCCGCCGACGTCGACCCCGACGCGGTCGCGCTGGTCGCGCTGCGCCACTTCGACGCCCACGGCTACGACGAGACGACCATGGACGACATCGCCGCTGCGGCCGGCGTCAGCAGGCGCACGCTGTTCCGCTACTTCCCGAGCAAGCCGGCACTGGTCTGGGGAGGCATGGAGCCGGTCGTCGAGCGGATGCGCGCGGTGTTCGACGCCGCCGGCGAGACCGAGCCGGTGCGCGACGTGCTCGCGCGCGCCTTCACCGAGTCCCTCGACCTCGGCCCCGACCGGCTCGAGGCGACACGGAGGAGGCTGCGGCTCATGGCCGCCCACCCGGCCCTCGTGGGCTTCGGGATCACCAGCCTGGCCGTCGACCGCGACCTGCTGTGCACCTTCCTGGCGCGCCGGCTGCGCGTGCCCGCCGACGGCCTCCGCGCCCAGGTCCTCGCGGACGCGCTGACCTCGGCGAACTTCTCGGCGCTGCTCTGGTGGGCGCAGCACGACGACGGCGACCCTGCGCGGATCGCCGTCGCCGCGCTGGACGAGGTGCTGCGCGGCCCGGTCTAGTCGTTCGGGATGATCACCGCGCGCCCGCGGATGCGGCCCTCGTGCAGCCGCTCGTACGCCTTCGGCGCCTCGTCGAGGGTGTACGTCTCGATCTCGACGTTCACGGCGCCGGCGCGGGCGAGGTCGAGCACCTCCATCAGCTCGGCACGCGACCCCCAGTACGGCGTGCGGACCGCCACGTCGTAGCCGATCCTCCCGAAGCCGACCGGGAGGGCGCCTCCGCCGATGCCGACGATCG
The sequence above is a segment of the Leifsonia williamsii genome. Coding sequences within it:
- a CDS encoding TetR family transcriptional regulator, whose product is MSSPDVPSTPAPRRRGRPADVDPDAVALVALRHFDAHGYDETTMDDIAAAAGVSRRTLFRYFPSKPALVWGGMEPVVERMRAVFDAAGETEPVRDVLARAFTESLDLGPDRLEATRRRLRLMAAHPALVGFGITSLAVDRDLLCTFLARRLRVPADGLRAQVLADALTSANFSALLWWAQHDDGDPARIAVAALDEVLRGPV
- a CDS encoding SDR family NAD(P)-dependent oxidoreductase; translation: MSTASTDRFAGKTAIVTGAGSGIGRATALRLAAEGARVVASDIAPERLDALVAENPGLDIVPVAGDVAAEETIARLLEAAGGRVDALANVAGIMDGFLPTAEVDDATWDRVFTINVTAIMRLSRAVLPLMVEAGAGSIVNVSSEAGLRGSAAGAAYTASKHAVVGLTKSTSVFYSPKGVRANAVAPGPVATNIEAPFRSQWAGERIGPIMQTTVPPVAQPEQLAAAITWLLSDDSANVTGVVLASDGGWSAI